In Azospirillaceae bacterium, a genomic segment contains:
- a CDS encoding glutathione S-transferase family protein, with amino-acid sequence MKLYSLPLSPYAARVRAAIHAKGLAIDIVAPPADWRTSAEFRALNPLVRVPVLMLDDGTGLPESAVIVDYLEEAFPEVPLHPVSPRDRAQVRLVTAVADQYVMREMGPLFGLFDTKNRDEAAITAQLAKLDAGLGQLDALLAAHAGTYAFGNQVTTADAWLTPIRYTLQGLMGFSGRTELLDRHKAVARYADTLRTSPALARVWDEMEDGLRAFMARRAAEAAASA; translated from the coding sequence ATGAAACTCTATTCCCTGCCGCTTTCCCCCTACGCCGCCCGGGTGCGCGCGGCGATCCATGCCAAGGGCCTGGCCATCGACATCGTAGCGCCGCCGGCCGACTGGCGCACCTCCGCCGAATTCCGCGCCCTGAACCCGCTGGTGCGGGTGCCCGTGCTGATGCTGGACGACGGCACCGGCCTGCCGGAATCGGCGGTCATCGTCGACTATCTGGAAGAGGCCTTCCCCGAGGTGCCGCTGCATCCCGTGAGCCCACGCGACCGTGCCCAGGTGCGCCTGGTCACCGCCGTGGCCGACCAGTATGTGATGCGGGAGATGGGGCCGCTGTTCGGCCTGTTCGACACCAAGAACCGGGATGAGGCGGCGATCACCGCGCAACTGGCCAAGCTGGATGCGGGGCTGGGGCAGTTGGACGCCCTGCTGGCCGCCCATGCCGGCACCTACGCCTTCGGCAACCAGGTCACCACCGCCGACGCCTGGCTGACGCCCATCCGCTACACCCTGCAAGGGTTGATGGGCTTTTCCGGCCGCACGGAACTGCTGGACCGCCACAAGGCGGTGGCGCGCTATGCCGACACCCTGCGCACCAGCCCCGCCCTGGCCCGGGTGTGGGACGAGATGGAGGACGGCTTGCGGGCCTTCATGGCGCGGCGCGCGGCGGAGGCGGCGGCAAGCGCCTGA